The Daphnia magna isolate NIES linkage group LG3, ASM2063170v1.1, whole genome shotgun sequence genomic interval ACGTGTGAGAAAATGTTACCCACAGCGTGGTAGGCTATCCTCGTGTCAAGTCTATCGTGGCTTATTCACAATGTTACTTCTATTTTCGTTTGAGCTTCTTCATTGATGTTGAACTTGTTAATACTTCTTATATTAACAAGTTTTCATTGGAGAGTAAGTTAATAACATAACTATAACCtagttttccttgttttttgtttcttacagAGTAAGGTGGTCGCGAGACCGTTGATTACCGTTTACAATGAGAAGGCTGAAGCTTCAGGATCTACTGTCCAGCTTCCTGCAGTCTTCAGGGCCCCAATCAGACCAGATATTGTCAGTTTTGTTCAACAGCAAATGTCAATGAACCGTCGCCACCCATATTGTGTCAGCGAGAAAGCAGGTATGTAATCTAGTTGTAAAAGGCACATGGCATTCTGATATTTATTGTATATCATGTTCTTTGTATGCAGTGTACAAAAATTGAGTCCCGAGCCCTAGTTTTGTTTACTGAAACAAAGGGCTGGGCAACCAGACATTCTTAGCCTGGTATATTATAACCATAACTATGTTCATTATAGGTCACCAAACCAGTGCTGAATCATGGGGTACTGGTCGTGCTGTCGCCCGTATTCCTCGTGTCCGAGGAGGTGGTACCCATCGGTCCGGCCAGGGTGCTTATGGTAACATGTGTCGTGGTGGACGTATGTTTGCTCCTACCAAAATCTGGCGCCGTTGGCATCGCAAGATCAATGTTAACCAGAAACGTTACGCCTTGTGCTCAGCTATCGCCGCTTCGGGTATCCCTTCATTGGTGATGTCTAAAGGTAACATCTTCTTAAATCATTAACGTTTGAATGATGGAGGTCGAAGCAATGATTCACCGATTCATAACTTCATAGTTGAACGATCATTAGTACTAGCATATTTATTATTTCAGGTCATTTGATTAATGACATCCCGGAGATGCCCTTGGTTGTCTCGGATAAGGTTCAAGAGTACAACAAAACCAAGCAAGCTGTTGTGTTGTTGCGCCGTCTTCGCGCATGGACTGATGTTCAGAAGGTGAGATCGTGCAGTTAAAATGTTTAGTTTGAGTTGCTTCTTTATATTTATGATAAGAACTCTGAAAATAATTTATTGGTATGTTGGTATTtaatgatttttcattttaggttTACAAGACAAGGCGTTTCCGTGCTGGTAAAGGCAAGATGCGTAACCGCCGCCGTATCAGCAAGTTGGGCCCTCTGATCATCTATGGAAAGGACCAGGGTTTGACTAAGGCCTTCCGCAACATCCCAGGCGTTTCGTTGATCTCCGTCAACAAACTTAACCTCATGAAGCTTGCTCCTGGTGGCCACGTTGGTCGTTTCTGCATCTGGACGGAATCTGCTTTCCAACGCCTGAATGCCCTGTATGGTACCTGGCGCCAGAAGTCGAAACTGAAGAGCGACTACAACTTGCCTCAGCCTATCATGACAGGCACAGATTTGTCGCGTTTGTTGAAGTCTGATGAGATCCAGAAGGTCATTAGACGGCCAAGGCAAgtagattatttttttcttagttcGTGATAAAGGCATTTAGATTATTCGTTAAAGAAATCTATGATTTTTTCATAGGAACTAATAGTATTTAAGTGCGAAGTAATAGCACGCTgttaaatgtttgttttttaaattattattgcaGGAAGATGGTGCGTCGCGCATCTGTTAAACGAAACCCTCTCACCAACATGAGGGCATTGATGAAGTTGAACCCGTACTCCGCCGTGATTAAGAAGTCTGCTGCTGCAGTCGCTGAAGCCAGGAAGAAGAGCAAAGCCGCTTTGCTCGAGAAGAAGCGAGAGGTATTTGTCCAATAGATTGTGAACGAGTTTTCGTTGTGTTCCTGTGATTAGTAGTGTTTGTTATCTCGCATGTGAACGCAACTTAATGCATGCCCCCTTGTTTAACATGACAGGCGAGTGCTACCAAAAAGGTAGCTGCCTAGCCTGCGATTGAGCATACAGCATGGTTTATTGAGCTAATCAACAGATGTTTTGGTGAGTTGTCCTCAGTAGTGAGTGTCGACGGATGGAAAGTCAaatgttaatttattttatcttcCGTCAGTCCCTAGTACCCGAATCGAATTTACCTGTTGAAAAGCCGAAAGAGAAAACGCCTGTTCAAGCACCAGTTCAAGATGTCAAACAAGTTCAAGTCCTTCTCGTTGACCCCCCTAAGCCTACTCAACCGGAAACGAAGAAAGGCAAGAAATCCCGGTCGGAAACTACGAAGGATTCTCAAATAGAGCCAATGGATATCACCACCGAATCCCAAGTTGAGGTCAAGACTGCAAAATCTCCCGCCAAAGACCCGGTTCCGCAAATCGCTACCATCCCCGATGAACCTGTAACCAAAGTTTCAGGTAAAGATGAGGCAATGGAAGTAACACCCGTCGTTAAAACCAAAATGGGAGCTCCTGTAAAGGGGAAATCGCCGCCAATTGCCTCTATCCCAGCTGTCACTGATGTGAAGCCTACGACCCCAATTCTTGCTGAAACTGCCCCAAACACTAAGCCGGTAGAAGAAGAGACTTCTGCAACTCAAGTTGCAGTAGAAGAAACTACTGCTGATAAGGGATCGAAAtccaaaaaaggaaaggggaaaaaaaacaagaaagaatgAGTGACATCATTAAACCTGTGTGCCTGTATGACGTTTTCTCTGCGACATCTGAATAAACCCTCTGCAGGCTGAAATGTGTTACTGTCTTAACTTTATATTATACTTGTTGAGAATTGAATAGTTTTCTTTGGGGCGATTCAGAACATGCTACGTCTTGCCACAAGGGGCGCTAATGTATGTTTTTTTGATATCTTGCCGTCTTCGTCTTACATTTGGGAGTTTGAGACTTCATAACATTCTGAGTGATTCATTGGCACGGTAATAATTTTCAGCATAGGTGATATCTCAAGTCTCAACATTTATTGTTTTGCTCTTTCAATTTAGAGATGAGTTCAGAAAAATTTGAGACGTTGGACGAAGACGTACAAGGTTTATTTGAAGTTCTACAGAGAAAATGTACAGGTCGCCTAGAACAATGTTttggagaagaaaagaagcaaattATCGCCGACGTTGAACGAGGTATAGATGAGGCACGTCaagcaatatttgaaatggAAGCTGAAGCCAGGGCAGCTCCAGGGTCTTTTAGAATGGAAATGATGGGCAGGTGAGAATGCCCGATAAAAAAGATACAACAGTGTTGGATTCActttgttttgcattttctctTATTTAACCTGATGTGGTTTATTTTATAAACTAGGGTTCGGAAACACCAAGACACTGCTTCCAAACTTGCATTGTTGATCAAATCTTCCAAACAAGCAGAAATGTCTCTGGCATCATCAAGAGGGGCAATGTTTGAAAATCATTCTGTTGGTTATAACCAGAATAGGGGTATTGATAATGCCCTTCAAGCAACTGTTCGCCAGGGTACTGCAGTTTTGGAAAGAACATCACAGAGCCTCCACAGAACTACACAAGTTGCTTTGGAAAGTGAAGAAATTGGCACAGGTGTTATTCAAGAATTGAGTCAACAGAGAGAAGTCCTTGTTCGCACCAGAGATAGGTTGACTGTCACAGATGCAGAGTTGGGAAGAAGTAGAAGGATTCTTAGATCAATGTCCCGTGTTGCTTTGACTAATAAGCTAGTTTTAATTGGCATTATTCTGTTAGAAATATGCATTCTGGCAGGTTTAGTCTActacaaatttttttcctaaatTTAATTGTGAAGTTATTGTCCTCTGTTTGCCTCATCAATTGTTATATATAAAGTTCATGCCCTTAAGTCTGTATAAAAAcggagaagaaaaatataatcATGCGCGGTCGGACAAATCATTTCTTTCCTTGCGCAAACTTATTCCAAGTTGCCTTCGCAACGCAGATGGAGTTACGAACCCAACGTGTAGGTTTTAGTTCCATTTGACAGAAGCTCTTCCGGTGTCATGGCGTGCTATACAAGAGTATTTACGTGCAACAGAAATCTTTGAATTTTGTGAGTTATTGGTGTTACAAAGCCGGCAATCGAAATGGGGTAAGTGTCAAATTATTGCTTTTAAAAGATTTACACAAAGTGAAATAGGTATATGGTTTATATGTATTGCAACAGCTGGATGCTGGGAACCAGGGAATCTTGAATTCAAACTGATTGTGGTTAATAGAATTAAAGTTATGCCTGAACATCTCCAATCTATTAAATTCTCTGAAAATAATCGCCTTTTGATGCTCTTTTCAAGAGCTTGTCTGAATTTCATCAAGCTTATGCTGCTCTACATTGGAGTTATAGAAACACTCAGGGTCTCGCTGTTAAAGACTAAAGGTTCTATTACTGTCTTGGATTAAATCTGCCTATATACTATTAAAGAGTATCCCAGCCTACTTTCTAGGATCACACTTAATTGCTGTATTTACAATTAAACATAAAATCCTTTTAGTTGGGCATCTAGCTCATACACAAGTATTTTTACCCGAATGTTTGTTCAATGGTTGCTTGAGTTAAAGTCAACACCAATACCCAGGATGTCTCAGTCTACTCAGGTCTCTTGGCATTACCAGGTTAGGAAGTTAATTTTAATGATATGTTAggcattttgtttgtttgttttcgatTTGAAACCCATTTTAGTTTAACCCTGTCATATTTAAACAGGTTTGGTATCacaagtgtaaaaaaaaaattatattagaGGATTCTGGTTGCCCCAGTTGTAGGAGATCAATGCTGACTGCCATGTGTCTACCTTTGTCCATATCCATATGCCTAtaactttgtttttcaattttttgcacTTAATACCATTCCTTTCGTGCTCTTTGCTCATCCGTACCTAGCGGACTCTGCTTGGTATTTGTTTTGCTATAACCTTGAATATTGCGTGCCGAGTTTCATTTCGTCTCATACTTCTTTTCTAGGCTTCCTTGCTAACTTATCGTAGAAACACACTAAGTAAACCCGTCCAAGAAGCCCCACCTTTACTCTAAAGAGCTACGTAGAGGGGGGATTATTTCATCCTGGGTGATAAACGAATGGAAACAGACTCATCGCAGAAGAGATTAATGGCACTGCAGTGTTAGTACCTCTGTTAGTAAGGATATGGGTTTGATCTAATTTTGTTTGcgaccaacaacaacaaaaatcctTTGTAAACGTGCTTTTGCTAACTTGTCTCCTTGTGCGTGCCAAAGGGGCAAAGACTGGATTGTCAGATCGGCCGGGgaacttttaatttttcatttccttttccttttattaCTTGGCATCCCATTCAGTAGTGGTATACTCCATCACTATTAAGCACACGTGACTGTGCATGCCATATCGACTGTATCTGTTGATTTGACGATTTATATCCCGAAATTTTTATGGACTGAATAATCATGCACTTATCGTTCGAACAATAATCGTCTGATTTTCCTTGAAAATCTCGGTCTAGACATGATTcggtcacatttttttttttcggctggTTTCACCGATTGAAATGTAGTGTTGTACAATTTCGGCGCTTCGggttttccttttctgtttgaaacatttttagCATAGAAATAGATTATTGGAATGGAGAAGAAGATCTTGCTTGTGCGCCTGTGTGGCTGCTGTGCAGTTCTCGGAAATGCAATGTCTCCGGTTTGGCTGTCGCAGAAAGGGACGATCCGTTTATGACAGGCCAAAGGAAAGATGAAATCATGACGTCTCAAATCCTGAGTATGGAATCTCCAGAAACCAACCAGACGTGATTAATAAGTCTTCAAATCTTATTCGATCGAATCGTCTGCAAGAGCGATGTTGCGGGATCATTGTTTATCCTtgagataaaaaataataatattaatattagCTAATGAGCCCCCGCTGTAATTGGGAATCGTTCATCAAGATGACGTTCTTGTATTTTCCTTTTGTCTCATATGTTCGGAATTGTCTGCTGAATAATGACATTATTGCGCATTAGGTTATTGATGTTCACACCACGATCTATATTTACACCGCCGGTGCTATGAACAGCTAGGATCACGAATAGGACAGCtataaaatcaaatccaaataaaTAGCAGACCGATGAATTTCCACCTTTTTTCCACactgtcttcttttttttctcgattgCGTCCCGTGAACTAAAAACCCATTACATGAATGGGTGGGTAATGGTGTCTTGATCGTTCAACTGGAACTCGGCTTCTTTTGATCCTATCTAGTCGATTGTGATCAGAACTCAATCCTGTTAGACTTCATCTGGTATCGGTGGATCTCGCACCCAACGGTCTAGCTAACAATCGCCTTCGTAGGGATTCGATAACACATCGAAATACTCTTGCTGGAGCAATGGCTTACAGCTGCTGCTTCTGTCTGACAACGTGCTGTCGTACTGCATTGAACAACGGTCAAAACTAAGCCGAAAGATATAGGAACGAAAGCCAGATTGATGTCTATATTTGCTCTCGATGGCCCCTTGA includes:
- the LOC116919149 gene encoding vesicle transport through interaction with t-SNAREs homolog 1B, with the translated sequence MSSEKFETLDEDVQGLFEVLQRKCTGRLEQCFGEEKKQIIADVERGIDEARQAIFEMEAEARAAPGSFRMEMMGRVRKHQDTASKLALLIKSSKQAEMSLASSRGAMFENHSVGYNQNRGIDNALQATVRQGTAVLERTSQSLHRTTQVALESEEIGTGVIQELSQQREVLVRTRDRLTVTDAELGRSRRILRSMSRVALTNKLVLIGIILLEICILAGLVYYKFFS